The genomic window ATCTACTCCGTCGCCCAACTGCTGGGCTGAGCTCAGGCGAGGCGGAACCCGCTCCACTCGAAGCCCGGCGAGACGACGCAGCTGACCAGCACCTCGGCACGGGCCGGCTCGGTCGCCTGCCACGTCCCGGCCGGCACGAGCACCTGGACGGCGTCCCGCCCCAGCACCCGACGCTCGGGATCGGCGGCCGGCGCGGCAGCCAGCAGCAGCGGGAGCTCGCCGGGGCCGTGCCACAGCCACAGCTCGTCGGCGTCGACGACGTGCCAGGCCGAGCGCTCCCCTGGCGCGAGCAGGAAGAGGATCGCGCTGGCAGCCGGACGGTCGCCGACGGTGGCCGGCGCGGTCCACGTCCGCCGGTACCAGCCCCCCTCGGGGTGCGGCTCCAGCCCGAGCCGGGCCGCGGTCGCGGGGATCAGCTGCGTGCCTGGGCGGCGGCGTAGAGGGCGATGCCCGCGGCGACGCTGACGTTGAGCGACTCGGTGTCGCGGGCGATCGGGATGCGGACGACGA from Geodermatophilus normandii includes these protein-coding regions:
- a CDS encoding cupin domain-containing protein is translated as MRRRRPHPDRPRHRVAQRQRRRGHRPLRRRPGTQLIPATAARLGLEPHPEGGWYRRTWTAPATVGDRPAASAILFLLAPGERSAWHVVDADELWLWHGPGELPLLLAAAPAADPERRVLGRDAVQVLVPAGTWQATEPARAEVLVSCVVSPGFEWSGFRLA